From the genome of Pseudonocardia sp. EC080619-01:
TCGGCCCGCAGCCGCTCGACGAGGTAGCGCAGCCGGTCGGCACCCCGCGGCACCGGCCGGACGGTCCCCAGCACCTCCTCCAGCGCGGCCAGCGCGGCGCGCGCGCCCCGCATCCGGGCCACGCGGTCGTCCGCCGGGACCCGGCCGAGCGCGTCCGCCGTCGCCCCGAGCGCCGCCGCGTGCGGGGTGCCGGCGTAGACCCCGGCTCCGGTCCGGAGCAGCTCCCCGACCTCGGCCGGGAACCCGTCCGGCGCGCGCCCGGCCCGCCCGTCGGCCCCGTGCTCCGGGAGCTCCGGCTCCTCCGGGTCCACGACGCCCTCGCGGTCCGGGGGCAGCGGCAACGACCACAGGACGGTCGTCCCGGCGCCGGGCGCGGACCGCACCGCGACCGTCCCGCCGACCGCCACCAGCCGCACCGTGAGGTTCCGCAGGCCGCGGCCCTGTCCGCGGGGGGAGCCCGGCCCCGGGTCCGGGACGAAGCCCGGGCCCTCGTCGCGGACCGCCATCCGCAGCGTCGAGTCCCGCTCCGCGATGCTCACGGTCACCGGGGCCCCCGGCGCGTGCTTGCGCGCGTTGTTCACCGCCTCCAGGCAGCAGAAGTACGCGGTGTCGCCGATCCCGTCCGGGTAGCGCCGCCCCGCGGGCACGCCGTCGTGCTCGACGGTCACCGGCGGCTCGGACCCGGCCAGGGGGTCCCGCAGCACGGCGACCAGTCCCTGCCCGGCCAGCACGGCGGAGGAGACCCCGCCGACGGTCTCGGCCAGCACCGCGTCCGCCGCGTCGACCCGCTCCAGCAGCTCGTCCAGACCGGCGCGGGCCTGCTCCGGCCGAGCGGCCGACACCAGGTGCTCGACCAGGCCGAGGCTCAGCCCGAGGCTGACGAGGTGGTGCTGGGCGCCGTCGTGCAGGTCGCGCTCGATCCGGCGCCGCTCGGCGTCCATCGCGGCGACGGCGTCCCGGCGGGCCGCGGCGATCCGCTCGCCGTGCGCCAGCGCCGCCCGCAGCTGCCGCTCCAGCTCGACCGCCGAGCGGTTCGCGTGCACCGCCACCGCGAGGCCGTCGGCGATGTCGGCCAGCAGGGTCGCCCACTCGCCGCGCAGCGCCCTCGCCGCGGCACGGTCCACGGCCAGCTCCCCGAGCTCCTCCTCGCCCAGCCGCACCGGCACCCGGACGAGGGCGTCACCGGTCGCCGCGACGGTGCCCGCCGCCGTCCAGGTGTAGGCGCGGTCCCGCAGCCCGCTCCGGTGGACGGTCAGCCGGCAGGTGGTGGCCCCGACACCGCGGGCGACGGCCTCGGCCGCCCCGGCGAGGTCGGGGGTGTCCGCGGGCGCGGACCGGGACAGCGCGGTCACCCCGGCCAGCACGCCGTAGGGCGTCGGCCGGTCGCCGCGGACCGCACGGTCGACCAGGCGCCGGGCGGCCGTGTACAGCGGCAGGAAACCGGCGGCGACCGGTACGGCGGCGACCACGGCCGCCACCGGGAGCGTCAGCCCGGCGCCGACCAGCACGGCGTGCACCCCCGCGAGGACACCGCCCGCGACGGCCGTCACCAGCACGACCGTCAGCCCGCCGACGAGGACGCGCTCGCCCGGCCGGCCGCGGGGGCCGGTCACGGGAACACCCCGCGGGCCGGTTCGACCAGCGGTTCGAGCCGCTCCGGCAGCCAGGCCCGCACGACGACCGCGCCCGTCCCCGCACCGGTGACGTCGACGGTCCCGCCGAGCGCGTCGAGCCGCTCGGCGTCGATCGCGAGCGCCTCGCCGAGCCCCGCGGTGCCGCCGGTGCCGGGGTCGTCGACCTGGACCGTCAGCCGTCCACCGGCCCGGTCGAACTCCACCGACAGCTCCGGGCCGGGGCGGGCCGCCAGGTGCTGCACCGCCGCCGCGGCCAGGTAGTAGATCCCCGACTCGATCTCCCAGTCGAGCCGCCGGTCGGGCGCCGGTCCCACCCGCACGACCCGCGGGAGGTCGGCGGCCAGCTCCTCCAGCGCCGCCGCCGGGCCCTGGTCGCGCAGCACCGACGGGTAGACGCCGCGGGCGATCGCGCGGAAGCGTTCGAGCAGCTCCTCGAGGCCCTCCCGGGTGCGGGCCAGTCCGGCCCGGACGTCGTCGGGCGGGGCACCGGCGGCCAGCTCGCCGCGGGCGCCCTTCAATCCGTCGCGCAGCGCGACGAACCGGCCGGCGGTGGCGTGCGAGAGCTCGCCGACCAGCCGGCGCCGCTCGACGTCGCGGGCCCGGCCGAGACGCTCCCGGGACCGCTGCAGCTCGTCGGCCAGCTCGTCCGCCCGGCGGACCCGCGCCTCCAGCTCGACGCCGTGCTGCACCTCGCGCAGCAGCGCACCGGCGCCGTTCGCGAGGTCGCGCAGCAGCCGCCGGTCGTCCGCGGTGACCGGGGCGTCGGCCTTGCCGATCGCCAGTGCCGCCCGGAGGTGCCCGCCGTCCAGCACCGGCACGACGTGGTCGGTGCCCGGCCGCGCGAGGAGCACGGCGAGCCCCGGCACGGAGACCTCGCCGGTGCCGTCCTCACCGGAGCCGGCCCCGTCCGCGCCGCCCGGCGGGTGCACCGCGGCGGCGACCAGCCGGTCCTCGACGGTCAGCCACACCACGGCCCGCTCGGCGCCGGTGCCCTCGGCGACGGCCCCGGCCAGGCCGGGCAGCGCGGCCGGGAGGCTCCCGGACCGGATCCCGGCGGTGGCGCGGGCGAGGGCCGAGTACGGGGTGGCGGCGCGGCGCGGGTCCAGCCGGCGGGCCCACCGGTCGAGCAGCGGCAGCACCGCGGTGGTGCCGACGGCGGCGAGGGCGGCGGCCACGAACGCGGTGACGACGCCCCGCGCGCCCGGCCCCGCCCACGGCCCCGTGCCGACGACCGGCACGACCACCGCGAGGACACCGGCCCCGACGACGAACGGGGGCACCAGACGTGCTGCCGCGGCCCGTCCCATCCCCACCACCCGCTCCCGGATACGAGCAGCGCAACGCTAGGCCCGGCCGATGCCGCCGGCCAAGGACCGGGCGGCTCAGCCGCCGTCCTGCGAACGGAGGTAGGTGAGCACCGCGAGCACCCGCCGGTGCTGCTCGGCGGTCTCCGCGGTCAGGCCGAGCTTGCCGAAGATGTTCGCGATGTGCTTCTCCACGGCCTTCGGGGTCACGTAGAGCTGCCCGGCGATGCCGGCGTTCGAGCGGCCCTCGGCCATCAGCCGCAGCACGTCGAGCTCCCGCTCGGTCAGCCCGGACAGGGCGTCGCGGCGGTCCCCCCGGGGCCGTTCGACCAGGCGTTTCGCCAGCACCGGCTCGATCACGATCTCTCCGTCCCGGATCCGGTCCAGGGTGTCGGTGAGGACCTCGACGCTGCCCACCTTCTCCTTGAGCCGGTAGCCGATCGCGTCGGTGCCGATGTCGAGGATCCGCATCAGGTAGTGCGACTCGGCGTAGTGCGACAGGAACAGCAGGCCCATGTCCGGGTAGAGGGCACGGAGCCGCTCGGCGGTGACCAGCCCGCCGTCGGGCTCCGGGGGCATGCGGATGTCGAGCAGCGCGACGTCGGCCCGTTCCCGGGTGAGGATCGCGACCAGCTCGTCGCCGCCCGCGGCACACCCGACGACCTCGTGCCCGGCCGCCCGCAGCAGCATCAGCAGGCCCTCCCGGAACAACGCCCCGTCCTCGGCCAGCGCTACCCGCACGGAAACCTCGCAGTGATCGTCACGGTGCCGGGGCCGGCTCCCACGGCCGGCCCGGCCGACCCGCCGAGGATCCCGGCGGTGTCCCGGACCCGGGCGGCACCGGCCGGCCGGAGGCCGTCCAGCCGCAGCAGCAGGTCGTGGTGGTCCCGGCGGACGGTCACGACGAGCCGTTCCGCGTGGCACGGGTCCAGCGCCGCGACGACGGCGAAGTAGGCGGCACCCTCGGCGGACGGTCCGAACCGGTCGTCGGGCACCTCGACGGTCACCGGCAGGCCGCGCCGCGCCGACTCCTCGCGCAGCGCCGGGCCGAGCCCGGCCTCGTCGAGCAGCGGCGGGTACAGCTCGGCGGCGATCCCGCGCAGCTCCTGGAGGACCGCGTGCAGCTCGCCCTGGAGGTCGTCGACGGCCCCGTGCAGCTCGACGTCGTCGTCGGGCAGCCGGTGGCGGACCAGCCCGAGCTGCAGCGCGAGCGCCGAGAGCCGCAGCGCGGCGCCGTCGTGGAGCCGGCGTTCCAGCCCACGCCGCTGCGACCACTGGGTCCACCCGGCCGCGGTCCCGCCGTCCGGTGGACCCGCGCCCGTGTCCCGGCACGCGGGATCGACGGTCATGCGCCGAGCGTGCCCCGCCCGGGGTGGTGGCGGAAGCGTGCGGACCCCACCCGGAGGTAGGGACAGCCCCCTTGCGCGTCCCCCGTAACGCCGCGCGCTCTGTGGCGAGTGTCACGGGTCGGAACGGGAGGTGCGACGGTGTCCTACAGCCTGGGGGTCGACCTCGGCACGACGTTCGTCGCCGCGGCTGTCGCGCACGCGTCCCAGGTGGAGATGTTCACCCTCGGGGACCGCAGTGTCGTGTCACCGGCCGCGGTGTACGCGCGCGAGGACGGCGTGCTGGTCAGCGGCGAGGCCTCGGTCCGGCGCGCCGTGAGCAGGCCGGACCGGGTCTCGCGGGAGTTCAAGCGGCGCCTCGGCGACCCGACCCCGGTGTTCCTGGGCGGGTCCGAGTTCCCGGTGTCGATGCTGCTCGGCGCGGTGCTGCGCGACGTCGTCGATCGGGTGGGCGGCACCGAGGGCGTTCCGCCCGAGCGCCTGGTGCTCACCCACCCGGCGAACTGGGGGCCGTACCGGCGGGAGCTCTTCGACGAGGTCCCGGAGTCGGCCGGGCTGCACAGCGGCCCGACGACGGTGCTGCGGGCGGTCACCGAGCCGGAGGCCGCCGCCGCGCACTACGCGGCCGCGCGCCGCCTGGCCGAGGACGACACCGTGGCCGTCTACGACCTGGGCGGCGGGACGTTCGACGCGACGGTGCTGCGCAAGAAGGGCGACGGCATCGAGATCCTCGGCACCCCGGAGGGGATCGAGCGGCTCGGCGGCGTCGACTTCGACGAGGCGATCCTGTCCTACGTCAACTACCAGTCCGGCAACGCGCTGACCGAGCTCGACCTGGGCGACCTGCAGACGTCGGTGGCGATGGCCCGGCTCCGCCAGGACTGCGTGCTGGCAAAGGAGGCGCTGTCGGTCGACACCGAGACGACGATCCCGGTGTTCCTGCCGCAGCGGCACTTCGACGTGCGGCTCACCCTGGGCGACTTCGAGGGCATGATCCGGGCCCAGGTGGAGTCGACGATCGGGGCACTGACCCGCACCCTCCACTCGGCCGGGGTCGCGCCCGCCGAGCTCGGCTCGGTGCTCCTGGTCGGTGGTTCCTCCCGGATCCCGCTGGTCGCGCGGATGCTGTCCGAGGAGCTCGGGCGGCCGATCGTGGTCGACGCACACCCCAAGTACGCCGTCGCCCTAGGCGCGGCGGAGCTCGCGCGCGGGGACCTCTCGGCGTCCGGTGCCGGTGGTGCCGCAGCCCGGGTGGAGACGGTCCCGCCGCCGGAGCGGCGGTCGGCGGCGCCGGGCGCCGTGGGTGCGGCGGGAGCCGCCGGGGCGGTGGCCGCCGCGGGAGCCGCCGGTGCCACCGTCGGCCGGGGTGCCTCGGGTGACGCGCAGGAACCCGGGGCGCAGCGTGCCGACCGCGCCGCTGCCGGGACGCAGACCTCCGCCGGGCCGGCCGGGATGCCCCGGCCCGCCGAGGGCGGTGTGCCCCGGCCCGCCGAGCACGCGGCGGGGATCCCGCGTCCCGCGGAACCCTCCGGGACGCCGGGCCGCGCGGGGTCCGCCGGGTTGCCGCGTCCGGGGGAGGCGGCGGGGACACCGCGCCCGGGGGAGACCGCCGGGATGCCGCGCCCCGGGGGGACCGCGGGGATGCCGCGCCCGGGGGAGTCCGCGGGGATGCCGCGCGCCGCGGTGCCCGCGGCGGAGATGCCGCGGCCCGGCACCTGGCCGCCGCCGGCATCGGCCGCCGCGGCCCCGGCGTCGTCCACCCCGGCCGGATCCGGGCTGCCGTCCGCCGCCCCACCACCCGCGAACGGCTACGCGTACGGGACGTCCACCAACGGCTCCGCCGGACCACCCGGCGGCCCGGCCGGCGCCGGTGGTCCCGTCGCCGCTCCGCAGCCGGACCCGCAGGCCGCGGGTGGCGGGGCGGCGCCCCCACCGGGCCCGCCGACGACCGTCGGCGACCCGGCCCCGCTCCCGGAGGAGCGTCCCCGCCGCCGGAGCAGGCTCCTCGCCGTCGCGGTCGTGGCGGTGCTCGTCCTCGCCGCCGGGGCGGTCTACCTCGGCACCGGCGGGTTCGGGCTCCTGCTCGGTGACAGCACCGCGACCGAACCGGCGGCACCCGAGGGCGTCGCCGTCGCCGTCCCGATCCCGACCCTCGGCGGAACCGTCCCGGCCGGGCCGACGTCGGGCTTCGTCGTGGTGTCCCCGAACGGACGGCTGGCCTACGTCGCCAACCGGGCGGCAGGCGTCGTCACGGTGATCGACACGTCGGTGAACCGGGAGATCGCCACCATCGAGGTGCCCGAGGGCCCGCCGCAGTACCTCGCGTTCGCACCGGACGGGCGGCACGTCTACGTGAGCGTGTTCGACGAGGCACGCACGATCGCCACGGTCGCCGTGCTCGACACGACCACGAACTCGGTCGTCGCGACGGTCCCCGTGCAGACCCGGCCGTTCGCGCTCGCCGTCACCCCCGACGGCAGCAAGGTCTACGTGCCCAACCACGACTCCGGGACGGTCTCGGTGATCGACACCGCGACGAACCGGGTCGCGAGCGAGATCAAGGTCGCCCCGAACCCGCACTGGGTCGCGATCACCCCGGACGGCACGCGCTTCTGGACCGCCAACCACGAGTCGAACCTGATCAGCGCGCTCGACACGTCGGACGACGCCGTCGTCGCCGAGGTGCCGGTGGAACGGAGCCCGCACAGCGTCGCCGTCAACCCGGTCCGGCCGATGGTCGCCAACGTCAACTACGACTCGGCGTCGGTGTCCTTCACCGACACCGGGAGCAACACCGTGCTCGCCACCGTGCCGGTGCGGACGAACCCGCAGGCCATCGCCTGGTCGCGGGACGGCCGGTTCGCCTACACCGCGAACGTCACCGACAACACGGTGTCGGTGATCAGCGCCGACACCTTCACGGTCACCGCGACGCTGCCCGTCGGCAACGGCCCGACCAGCATCGCGGTGCTGCCGAACGGGAAGAAGGCCTACGTCAGCAACCTCAAGGACGGGACGCTGACGATCCTGGACCTGGCGGCGGGCTGAGCCCGGCGGGTCAGCCCCCGGCGAACGGCGGCAGCACGTCGAGTGCGGCCGCCCCGCCGAGCGCCACCGACCGGTCCCGGACGGCGACCTCGTCGAGCAGGAAGCTGCACCGCTGCAGGACGTGGGCCAGTTCCGGACCGTGCGCGGCCCGCAGCGTGGCGACGGCGTCGGCGACGGTCGCGCCGGCGGGCAGCTCGACGGTCTCCTCGGGCGTGCCGGCGGCGGCCTTGGCGGCCGCGAAGTAGCGGACCGTGAGGGTCCGGGTCGCGAGGTCCGGGGTGACGCTCGTGGTCATACTCATCCTCCGATAGCGCTCATCGGGCGCGTGGGCTGCAGGAACCCGGGGTCGTCGATGCCGTGGCCGGCCTTCTTGCCCCACATGGCGTCGCGCCAGGTGGCGGCGATGTCGGCGTCGGACGCGCCGCCGCGCAGCATCGCCCGCAGGTCGGTCTCGCCGGTGGCGAACAGGCAGGTGCGGACCTGGCCGTCGGCGGTGAGCCGGGTCCGGTCGCAGGCGCCGCAGAACGGCCGCGTCACCGAGGCGATCACCCCGACGGTGGCGGGGCCACCGTTGACGACGAACTTCTCGGCCGGCGCGCCCCCACGGTCCTCGTCCGACTCCGTCAGGACGAACCGCTGCTCCAGGCGCTCCAGGATCTCCTCGGCCGTGATCATCTCCGAGCGGCGCCACCCGTGCTGGGCGTCGAGCGGCATCTGCTCGATGAACCGCAGCTGGTAGCCGTGGGCCAGCGCGAACTCCAGGAGATCGGCCGCCTCGTCGTCGTTCACGCCGCGGAGCAGCACCGTGTTGATCTTGACGGGCGACAGCCCTGCGGCCTGCGCGGCGGCCATGCCGTCGAGGACGTCCTGCAGCCGGTCCCGCCGGGTGATCTCGGCGAACCGCTCCGGGCGGAGGGTGTCCAGCGAGACGTTGAGCCGGTTCACCCCGGCCGCCGCGAGCGACTCCGCGCGCCGGGCCAGCCCGATCCCGTTCGTGGTCAGCGACATGTCGGGCCGCGGCCGCAGCGACGACGCCGCGGACAACACGTTCTCCAGGCCCTTGCGCAGGAGCGGCTCGCCGCCGGTGAAGCGGAGCTCCTCGACGCCGAGCTCGTGCACGGCGACGGCGATGAGCCGGTTGAGCTCGTCGTCCGTCAGCTGCTCGTCGCGCGGCATCCAGTCGAGGCCCTCGGCGGGCATGCAGTAGGTGCAGCGCAGGTTGCAGCGGTCCGTGAGCGAGATCCGGAGATCGGTCGCCACCCGTCCGAACCCGTCGATCAGCCGCGGATCGTCGGGCCGGGCGGGGTCCCGCGACGGGCCGCCCCGCAGCGCCGGAAGGCCGAGCTCGGTGGTCATGTCCCCGAGGCTAACCGTGTCCCCCGGCGGTCGCCCAGGGCGGGTTTCCGCAGCTCAACCACATGATCCGCAGCCGCGGGAGTGGCTCTGGCCACACGCACGCAGATGCGGAACTAGTCACCGTGTACCTAGTCGAACGGGCGGGCCGGTGCGACTACTCGGGCCGCGGGTGGGCCTTGAGCTCCTGGCGCGCCACCGAGCGGATGTGCACCTCGTCCGGGCCGTCGGCGAAGCGCAGCGCGCGCGCCCAGGCGTAGAAGTAGGCCAGCGGGGTGTCGTCGCTCATCGCCGCACCGCCGTGCACCTGCATCGCCCGGTCGATCACGGCGCAGGCCGTCCGCGGCACCACGACCTTGATCGCGGCGATCTCGGTGGCCGCGCCCTTGGCGCCGTGCTCGTCGATCAGCCACGCCGTCTTCAGCGTCAGCAGCCGGGCCTGCTCGATCTCCATCCGGGACAGCGCGATCTGCTCCCGCACGACGCCCTGGTCGGCCAGCGGCCGCCCGAACGCGACCCGGGACTGCGCCCGCTCCGTCATCAGCGACAGCGCCCGCTCGGCCATCCCGATCAGCCGCATGCAGTGGTGGATGCGCCCCGGGCCGAGCCGGGCCTGGGCGATCGCGAAGCCGCCGCCCTCCTCGCCGAGCAGGTTCGACGCCGGCACCCGTACGCCGTCGAACCGCAGCTCGGAGTGGCCGTGCTGGTCCTGGTAGCCGAAGGTCGGCAGGTGCCGGACGATCTCCAGCCCGGGGGCGTCGCGCGGGACCAGGATCATCGACTGCTGGCGGTGGGTCGATGCCTCGGGATCGGTCTTGCCCATCACGATGAAGACCCGGCAGCGCTCGTCGGCGGCGCCGGAGATCCACCACTTCCGCCCGTCGATGACGTAGTCGTCGCCGTCGCGGCGGATGCGGGTCTCGATGTTGGTGGCGTCGGAGGACGCCACGTCCGGCTCGGTCATCGCGAACGCGGACCGGATCTCGCCCGCGAGCAGCGGCTCCAGCCACTGTTCCTTCTGCTCGTCGGTGCCGAACAGGTGCAGCGTCTCCATGTTCCCGGTGTCCGGGGCCTGGCAGTTGATCGCCTCCGGGGCGATCACCGGCGACCAGCCGGAGACCTCGGCGACCGGCGCGTACTCCAGGTTCGACAGGCCGGACAGGGCGGGCAGGAACAGGTTCCACAGACCGCGCCCGCGGGCGTCGGCCTTCAGGTCCTCCACGACCGGCGGGAGGTCCCACTCCGCCGCGGTGCCGCGCCGCTCGGCGCGGAAGGCGTCGTACTCCGCCTCGGCGGGCAGGACCTTCTCGTCGAGGAAGGCGCGCATGCGCGCGGTGTAGTCGGTCGCCACGGCACTGGGTGCGAAGTCCACGCCGCGATCACATCACACGCCCCCGCGGACCGGCACGCGACGAGGGTGGGGAGTTGCGTGCTCTCCCGCCGTGGCACCGCCGCAGCGGCGGACCCTAGTATCCGGTCCGTGCCGCACTTCAGGATCTCCGAGGCCGCCCGCCTGCTCGGCGTCAGCGACGACACCGTCCGCCGGTGGGTGGAAGCGGGGACGCTGCCGGTGCAGAACGACGCGTCGAACCGCAAGGTGATCGACGGCGCCGCGCTGGCCGAGTTCGCGCGTGACCACGCGTCGGCGCCGCCGGACCCGTCGGTGGTCCAGCGCTCGGCCCGCAACCGCATGGTCGGGCTCGTCACCTCGGTCATCGCCGACACCGTGATGGCCCAGGTGGAGATGCAGTGCGGGCCGCACCGCGTCGTGTCGCTGATGAGCAGCGAGGCCGTCCGTGACCTCGGGCTCGAGCCGGGCGCGCTGGCGGTGGCGGTGATCAAGTCGACGAACGTCGTGGTGGAGACACCCGGCGGGCACCTGTGACGGTGGTGGCCCCGGAGCGTCCACGCCGCCGGGAGGGCGCGGCCGACCGGCACGGCACCGGCGTCGGGCTGCCGGCGTGGATGTGGGTCCCGGCCGGCATCGGCTTCCTGCTCATCGCGCTGCCCGTCGCCGGGCTGCTGTGGGAGGCCGACTGGGCGGAGATGCCCAGCCTGCTGACCAGCACCGCCGCCCTGTCGGCGCTGCGGCTGTCGCTGGTCACGGCCGCGGTGTCGACGACGCTGTGCCTGCTGCTGGGCGGGCCGCTCGCCGTCGTCCTCGCCCGGGGCCGCATCAACCGGCTGCCCCGGCTGATGCGGGGGATCCGCTCGGTCGTGCTGCTGCCGCTGGTGCTGCCGCCGGTCGTCGGCGGTCTCTCGCTGCTGTTCCTGCTCGGGGCGAACGGCCTGGTCGGCGACGGCCTGGACGCCGCCTTCGGGATCTTCATCCCCTTCACCACGGTCGCGGTGGTGCTGGCCCAGACGTTCGTCGCGATGCCGTTCCTGATCGTCTCCCTGGAGGGCGCGCTGCGGACCGCGGGCGAGCGGTACGAGGCGACCGCCGCGACCCTCGGCGCGTCCCCGGGGCTGGCGTTCCGCCGGGTGACGGTGCCGCTGGTGCTGCCCGGGCTGGCCTCCGGGCTGGTGCTCGCCTTCGCGCGGTGCATGGGCGAGTTCGGCGCGACGATCGCGTTCGCCGGCAGCCTGGAGGGCACCACCCGGACCCTGCCGCTGCTGGTCTACCTGCAGGGCGAGACCGACGTCGCCGGCGCGGTCGCGCTGTCGCTGCTGCTCGTGGTGGTGTCGCTCGTCGTGATCGTGGTCGGCCGGCCGCGCGGGATGGACGGCCGCGGATGAGCGGCGTCGAGCTCGCCGCCCGTCTGGAGCGGGACGGCTTCGACCTCGACCTGGAGCTGAGCGTCGCCGAGGGGGAGGTCCTCGCCGTCCTCGGGCCGAACGGGGCCGGGAAGTCGACGATGCTCGGTGTCCTGTCCGGGCTCCTCCGCCCGGACAGCGGGCACCTGCGGGTCGGCGGGCGCACCCTGCTCGACACCGCGACCGGCGCGTTCGTCCCGGCGCACCGGCGGGGCGTGGGGCTGCTCGCCCAGGAGGCGCTGCTGTTCCCGCACCTGTCCGCGCTGGCCAACGTGGCCTTCGGGCCGCGGGCGCAGGGCACCCCGCGGGCCGAGGCCGACGAGCGTGCCCGCGGCCTGCTGGGCGACGTCGGCGTCGGCGAGCTCGCCGCCCGCCGCCCGGCCCAGCTCTCCGGCGGGCAGCAGCAGCGCGTCGCGCTCGCCCGCGCGCTCGCCCCGCGGCCCGGGCTGCTCCTGCTCGACGAGCCGCTCGCCGCGCTCGACGTCGACGCCACGCCCGCCATGCGGACCCTCCTCCGGCGGGTGATCGCCGACGCCAAGCAGACCGCGCTGCTGGTCACCCACGACGCGCTGGACGCCCTCGTGCTCGCCGACCGGGTGGTCGTCCTGGACCGCGGGCGGATCGTCGAGCAGGGACCGGCACGCGACGTGCTGGCCCGCCCGCGCAGCCCCTTCTCGGCCCGGATCGCCGGCCTCGACCTGGTCCCCGGCACCGCGGACGGCGACGGGATCCGCACCGCCGACGGCGTCGAGCTGTACGGCCGGGCGGTCGAGGTCGCCCACGGCGAGCCCGCCGTGGCGGTGTTCCCGCCGTCGGCGGTCTCGGTGCACGTCGACCGGCCCGACGGGAGCCCGCGCAACGTGTTCCGGGTGCGGGTGGCGGCGCTCGAACCGCGGGGCGACGCCGTGCGGCTCCGGGCCGCGGCGCCGGCCGGCGGCCCCGCCTGGACGGACGGCCTCGCCGCGGACGTCACGCCGGCCGCCGTCGCCGATCTGGGTGTCGAACCCGGTCACGACGTGTGGTTCGCCGTGAAGGCGACCGAGGTGGCGGTGCACGGCCGCCTCTCGTGACCGGTCGCGGGCCGGAGCGGGGTACCTGCGCCCCGTCCGCACCCGAAACCTCGTTCACCCCACCGGTACCGCCGTTCACCCGAGACACCATCGTGTCTCTCGCACCATCCGTCACAGGCGAATAGCGTCGCTGTCCGTGAGCCTCCTGCGTTCCAGTGCCGCCCGCTCGGTCACTGCCGGTGTCCTGGCGGTGGCTCTCGGTGTTCCCCTCGCGACCCAGGCGTCCGCCGCCGAGACCGCGCCGGGGGCGCCGACCGGCTACCTGGTGCAGACCGCCTCGGCCGGCCAGACCCGGGCCGCCGCCGAGTCGGTCGGCGCCCGGCCGAGCGTCACCTTCGACACCGTCGTGCACGGCTTCGCCGCGCAGCTCGACGCGACGCAGGCCGCCGAGCTGCGCGGACGGCCGGGCGTGGTCGGCGTCGAGGAGGACCGGACGATCAGTGCGGTCGACCCGCAGGGCACCCACCAGGACGCACCGGCCGACCCGGCGCAGGACGAGCAGGCCCCCGGCAACTGGGGTCTCGACCGGATCGACCAGCCGGACCTCCCGCTCGACGGGCGGTACCGGCACACCGCGGACGGCTCCGGTGTGGACGTGTTCGTGCTCGACACCGGTGTGGACGCGAGCCACCCGCAGTTCGGCGGCCGGGCGAAGCTGGAGACCAACACGATCGACCAGCGCAACGAGGACTGCGACGGGCACGGCACCGTCGTCGGCGGGATCGCCGCCGCGAAGGACTACGGCGTCGCGCCCGGCGCGAACGTCCGCGCCGTGAAGGTCCTGGACTGCAACGGCACCGGGACGCTGTCGTCGCTCCTGGCCGGGATCGACTGGGTCGTGCAGAACAAGCGCGGCCCGTCGGTGGCGGTCATGTCCTGGAGCTACGGCAACTCGCCGATGCTGGAGCAGGCCGTGAAGCGGATGATCGGTGCCGGGGTGTTCTCGGCGTCCTCGGCGGGCAACACCGGCGGCGACGACTGCACCGCGCTGCCCCGGGCCGTCGACGGCGTGCTCGTCGTCGCGAACTCCACCATCGAGGACCGCCGGGCCTCCAACTCCTCCACCGGGCGCTGCGTGTCGCTCTACGCGCCGGGATCCCGGATCGTCGCCCCGGTGCCGGGCGGGGGCACCGCCTCCTACACCGGGACGTCGATGGCGGCCCCGTTCGCCGCCGGTGTCGCGGCCCTCTACAAGCAGGCCCGCGGCGACCAGCCCGCGGCGACGGTGCGGTCGTGGATGCTCGACAACGCCGTCGGAGGGAAGATCAGCGGCGGCGAGACCGGGGGCACGCCGAACCGGCTGCTGCAGACCGGCGGGCTGTGACCCACGGAGAGACCGGCGGAGGG
Proteins encoded in this window:
- a CDS encoding ABC transporter permease, which codes for MTVVAPERPRRREGAADRHGTGVGLPAWMWVPAGIGFLLIALPVAGLLWEADWAEMPSLLTSTAALSALRLSLVTAAVSTTLCLLLGGPLAVVLARGRINRLPRLMRGIRSVVLLPLVLPPVVGGLSLLFLLGANGLVGDGLDAAFGIFIPFTTVAVVLAQTFVAMPFLIVSLEGALRTAGERYEATAATLGASPGLAFRRVTVPLVLPGLASGLVLAFARCMGEFGATIAFAGSLEGTTRTLPLLVYLQGETDVAGAVALSLLLVVVSLVVIVVGRPRGMDGRG
- a CDS encoding sulfate/molybdate ABC transporter ATP-binding protein → MSGVELAARLERDGFDLDLELSVAEGEVLAVLGPNGAGKSTMLGVLSGLLRPDSGHLRVGGRTLLDTATGAFVPAHRRGVGLLAQEALLFPHLSALANVAFGPRAQGTPRAEADERARGLLGDVGVGELAARRPAQLSGGQQQRVALARALAPRPGLLLLDEPLAALDVDATPAMRTLLRRVIADAKQTALLVTHDALDALVLADRVVVLDRGRIVEQGPARDVLARPRSPFSARIAGLDLVPGTADGDGIRTADGVELYGRAVEVAHGEPAVAVFPPSAVSVHVDRPDGSPRNVFRVRVAALEPRGDAVRLRAAAPAGGPAWTDGLAADVTPAAVADLGVEPGHDVWFAVKATEVAVHGRLS
- a CDS encoding S8 family peptidase, with the translated sequence MSLLRSSAARSVTAGVLAVALGVPLATQASAAETAPGAPTGYLVQTASAGQTRAAAESVGARPSVTFDTVVHGFAAQLDATQAAELRGRPGVVGVEEDRTISAVDPQGTHQDAPADPAQDEQAPGNWGLDRIDQPDLPLDGRYRHTADGSGVDVFVLDTGVDASHPQFGGRAKLETNTIDQRNEDCDGHGTVVGGIAAAKDYGVAPGANVRAVKVLDCNGTGTLSSLLAGIDWVVQNKRGPSVAVMSWSYGNSPMLEQAVKRMIGAGVFSASSAGNTGGDDCTALPRAVDGVLVVANSTIEDRRASNSSTGRCVSLYAPGSRIVAPVPGGGTASYTGTSMAAPFAAGVAALYKQARGDQPAATVRSWMLDNAVGGKISGGETGGTPNRLLQTGGL